A window of Accipiter gentilis chromosome 24, bAccGen1.1, whole genome shotgun sequence contains these coding sequences:
- the ZIC3 gene encoding zinc finger protein ZIC 3, which yields MTMLLDGGPQFPALGVGGFAAPRHHDMPGRDAAAAAGMGLGPFGDSSHAAAAAAFKLNAAPHDLAAGQSSAFTPQAPGYASALGHHHHHHHHHAGQVPSYGGAAAFNSTRDFLFRNRGSGIADAASGTAQHGLFGGSPGGLHGPGGIPDTPGYLLFPGLHEQSPSHTSPNGHVDNGQMHLGLRGDLFGRPDPYRAVSSPRTDPYAGAQFHNYNHMNVNMGMNVAAHHHHHHHHGPGAFFRYMRQPIKQELSCKWLDESQLSRPKKSCDRTFSTMHELVTHVTMEHVGGPEQNNHICYWDECPREGKSFKAKYKLVNHIRVHTGEKPFPCPFPGCGKIFARSENLKIHKRTHTGEKPFKCEFEGCDRRFANSSDRKKHMHVHTSDKPYICKVCDKSYTHPSSLRKHMKVHESQGSDSSPAASSGYESSTPPAVGSAGSKDSTKTPPAALQSNPGHNPGLPPNFNEWYV from the exons ATGACGATGCTGCTGGACGGCGGGCCGCAGTTCCCGGCGCTGGGGGTGGGCGGCTTCGCGGCGCCCCGCCACCACGACATGCCGGGCCGCgacgccgctgccgccgccggcatGGGGCTGGGCCCCTTCGGGGACTCCTcgcacgccgccgccgccgccgctttcaAGCTGAACGCGGCCCCTCACGACCTCGCCGCCGGGCAGAGCTCGGCGTTCACGCCGCAGGCGCCGGGCTACGCCAGCGCCTTgggtcaccaccaccaccaccaccaccaccacgccgGGCAGGTGCCCTCCTACGGCGGGGCCGCCGCTTTCAACTCCACCCGCGACTTTCTGTTCCGCAACCGCGGCTCCGGCATCGCGGACGCCGCCTCCGGTACGGCGCAACACGGGCTCTTCGGCGGCTCCCCCGGTGGCTTGCACGGCCCCGGTGGCATCCCGGACACCCCGGGCTACCTGCTTTTCCCGGGGCTCCACGAGCAGAGCCCGAGCCACACGTCCCCCAACGGGCATGTGGACAACGGGCAGATGCACCTGGGGCTGCGCGGGGACCTTTTCGGGCGACCGGACCCGTACCGGGCCGTCTCCAGCCCCCGCACGGACCCTTACGCCGGCGCCCAGTTCCACAACTACAACCACATGAACGTGAATATGGGCATGAACGTGGcggcccaccaccaccaccatcaccaccacggGCCCGGGGCTTTCTTTCGGTACATGCGGCAGCCCATCAAGCAAGAATTGTCCTGCAAGTGGCTCGACGAGAGCCAGCTCAGCCGGCCCAAGAAGAGCTGCGACAGGACTTTCAGCACCATGCACGAACTGGTGACCCACGTCACCATGGAGCACGTCGGGGGGCCGGAGCAGAACAACCACATCTGCTACTGGGACGAGTGTCCGCGGGAAGGCAAGTCCTTCAAGGCGAAATACAAACTGGTGAACCACATTCGGGTGCACACGGGGGAGaagcccttcccctgccccttcccGGGCTGCGGCAAGATCTTTGCCCGCTCCGAAAACCTCAAGATTCACAAGCGGACGCACACAG GTGAGAAGCCCTTCAAGTGCGAGTTTGAGGGCTGCGACAGGCGCTTCGCCAACAGCAGCGACAGGAAGAAACACATGCACGTCCACACCTCGGACAAGCCCTACATCTGCAAGGTGTGCGACAAATCCTACACCCACCCCAGCTCACTTAGGAAACACATGAAG GTGCACGAATCCCAGGGGTCGGACTCTTCCCCTGCAGCCAGTTCGGGGTACGAGTCCTCCACCCCCCCTGCGGTGGGCTCCGCCGGCAGTAAGGACTCCACTAAAACGCCGCCGGCCGCCCTTCAGAGTAACCCCGGCCACAACCCTGGACTGCCCCCCAATTTTAATGAGTGGTATGTGTGA